In Plasmodium relictum strain SGS1 genome assembly, chromosome: 6, one DNA window encodes the following:
- the PhLP2 gene encoding phosducin-like protein, putative, which produces MTPKNKLTNICAALTLEKAKEDIEKEYKIVKEKNQNINYEPDDQSLNEGKEVKNAVLYENSDEEEIRKWREKRLMEFKKKKELKKDGVYIEISEKDFLPTVLKNYSVICHFYDNTFKRCEILHSHLIKLANIHLAVKFIKVEAKNCLFFVKKLSINTLPSLCLFIDGVLAHTCVGFENFGNNDNFKTKDLERYLFKKKVISNMEYTESDEEI; this is translated from the exons ATGACtccaaaaaataaattaactaATATTTGTGCAGCCTTAACATTA GAAAAAGCCAAAGAAGACATTGAAAAGGAATACAAAAtagttaaagaaaaaaatcaaaatattaattatgaaCCAGATGATCAAAGTTTGAATGAAGGAAAAGAAGTAAAGAATGCTGTTTTgt ATGAAAATAGTGACGAAGAAGAAATTAGAAAATGGAGAGAAAAAAGATTAATGGAATTTAAg aaaaaaaaggaattaaaaaaagatggAGTTTATATTGAAATAAGTGAAAAAGATTTTTTGCCTACAGttcttaaaaattatagCGTG ATTTGCCATTTTTATGATAACACTTTTAAACGTTGTGAAATTTTACATTCTCATTTGATTAAACTGGCTAATATACATCTAgcagtaaaatttattaa agttGAAGCAAAAAATTGTCTATTTTTTGTGAAAAAATTAAGCATAAACACTTTACCAAGCTTATGCTTATTTATTGATGGTGTTCTCGCTCATACTTGTGTTGGTTTTGAAAATTTTGGGA ataatgataattttaaaacGAAAGATTTAGaaagatatttatttaaaaaaaaggttaTTAGTAATATg gaATATACAGAAAGCGATGAAGAAATTTAA
- a CDS encoding acetyl-CoA transporter, putative yields FCTKDCNYSKGKIQKKKNDFHNVVFLLLLYTIQGVPIGVSSIIPLIIQDKVSYSQLSIFSLVSLPFSLKLLWAPIVDSVYNKKIGRRKSWIIPLQLICSFSMIYFGSYVNKWLGEGSNNINLYFLTTFFFVLFFLMATQDIAVDGWALTMLSEENKCLASTCNILGQNIGYCMSQLSFLTLNNKKICFYIFKKYIRFMHLIFYNSHYYRNLYEKVDFIYPSFQPFVDTNLFLKIWGIFILILTIFTCFKIEGSYETNIKRVGEMENCGNQINNEEFENAKETYKKLYELFFLPPMRIIIILFLISRLPFASVEVATNFKMLKRGITKEEFAIFNPFYIPIYILSPAIIGKIIKKIKPLDFYYFGYILRYFSSIILSSLLPITHYMYLNKSKLSHMNFYVYYLYIFFAQIFNHFCIDVMNISSMSFQNLISDPKIGGTYMTFLNTISNIGSHWSSIFLWLLDYTDRKFCYKGKCIFIDGFYIQMIFSFLIGIIISNFILRCIRKLQKNGELIAQIEK; encoded by the exons TTTTGTACAAAAGATTGTAATTATTCTAAAGGGAaaatacagaaaaaaaaaaatgattttcaTAATGTAGTTTTTTTACTGTTACTATATACTATACAAG gTGTTCCAATTGGAGTATCATCAATAATTCCTTTAATTATTCAAGATAAAGTAAGCTATTCTCAGCTaagtattttttctttagttAGCTTACCTTTTAG cttaaaattattatgggCTCCCATAGTTGATTCTgtctataataaaaaaattggtaGAAGAAAAAGTTGGATAATTCCTCTCCAg tTAATATGTAGCTTTTCAATGATATATTTCGGTAGCTATGTAAATAAGTGGTTAGGAGAAGGAAGTAACaacataaatttatattttttaacaacttttttttttgttctattttttttgatggCTACTCAAGATATTGCAGTAGATGGTTGGGCATTAACAATGCTGTCAGAAGAAAACAAATGCTTAGCTTCTACATGCAATATTTTAGGTCAAAACATAGGTTATTGTATGTCCCAGTTGTCATTTTTAAcattaaataacaaaaaaatatgcttttatatatttaaaaaatatataagattCATGcacttaatattttataattctcATTATTATAGAAATTTGTATGAAAAGGTGGATTTTATTTATCCATCATTTCAACCATTTGTTGATAcgaatttatttttgaaaatttggGGAATCTTCATATTGATATTAACTATATTTACTTGTTTTAAAATAGAAGGATCATATGAaactaatataaaaagagTAGGAGAAATGGAGAATTGTGGCaatcaaataaataatgaggAATTTGAAAATGCAAAAGAgacttataaaaaattatatgaattattttttttaccaCCAATgagaataattattattttatttttaataagtcGTTTGCCTTTTGCATCGGTAGAGGTTGCtacaaattttaaaatgttaaaaagaGGAATAACAAAAGAAGAATTTGCAATTTTCAATCCTTTTTATATacctatatatattttatcacCAGCAATTATTGgaaaaatcataaaaaaaataaaaccattagatttttattattttggaTATATTCTAAGATATTTTTCAAGCATTATATTATCATCTTTACTACCTATTACTcattatatgtatttaaataaatcaaaattatcccatatgaatttttatgtttattacttatatattttttttgctcAAATATTTAATCACTTTTGTATTGATGTAATGAATATTTCAtcg atgagttttcaaaatttaatatCAGATCCCAAAATTGGTGGAACATATATGACATTTCTAAATACTATAAGTAACATAGGATCTCat tggTCTTCAATATTTCTGTGGCTACTCGACTATACTGATAGAAAATTTTGCTATAAAG gAAAATGTATATTCATTGATGGTTTTTATATTCAAAtgatattttcttttttaattggAATCATAATTagcaattttattttaagatGCATTAGAAAACTTCAA AAGAATGGAGAACTAATTGCACAAATagagaaatga